A window of Garra rufa chromosome 6, GarRuf1.0, whole genome shotgun sequence genomic DNA:
GCATTAAAGGAATCCATGTGCAAATGTGAACAAGAATGTGAAAGTATCACTATTTTGAGCCAACACTGCAATAAATGTCAATAGCTTAATGTTGTTTAGTGTAGGTTAAATGGTATTAGTGGAAAATTGTATTAGTTTTATTAGCATTAAACATCAGGGGGTAAAGATTAAGTACTGGATGAAAATAAAAAATCCTAATATAACCAATTTAAACTCTTGGCTCCCACTCTGGAAAAGTCTTGTGGTAAAATGTTAGGCTTGGAAAGAATCTCCAGAAGGTGGAGCTATAACATACTAAATACTGTCACTTCTAAATATTCATTTCTTGTTTTATACACACTAATATTCAAACGTTTGAGGGCAGTATGATTttcaattaatacttttattcaacaaggacatattaaattgatcaaaagtgacaaaaattcaaacaaatgctgttcctgtttttttctgaaggatcatgtgatactgaagactggagtaatattgctttaccatcacaggattaaattacatattaaaataaaataaaataaaatagaaaacagttattttaaatgatgataatatttcacaatatttactgtatttttgatcaattaaatacaACCTGTttccaataaataaaaaatcttaccaaccccaaacattAGAATGGTAGAGTACCTTATATTAAAACTTACGTCTTATAAACACTCAGTGATTTTGTCTTAGTACATGTTTTATATATCAGAAAAAAGACTGATCATTCCGACACTGATTCGCAGTTTACCTGAAGATATAAACAAGCACTTTTAAACTTATTTAAAGTCTTTTATTTTGTAGTATTCATATGAATTATTCACATTATTTGCACACTCTTACTGTATGTATGATGAGCTTGTGCATGTATCTAGCAGAGAATGCTGCAGACCTGCAAACCACAAGCGGCCACAAGCAAAATTATGAACACCGATTTAAACGTATCTAAATACAAAAGGAATACAGAATGAAGAAGAACAGCAGAAACATAAACAGTTCATGACAAGAGCTCCGCAGTCTTTGTCATCTGACAGGATTGTCCTTATCTGGATGAAAAAGAACAAACAAGTGTTCATAATAAGGTTCACCTGAAATGACTGAAGTGATGTGAATAGTAATTCAACTCACAATGATTACATGTGCTCATTCATAAACATCCTTTTTGTCTGCGATGTACTGAACAATCTCTTGTGGGGTCATCAACTTCTCCGCATCAGCATCAGGGATTTCAAAACCTGTAGAAATTAAACACTTTATCAACACTTTATGTATGTGTATCAAGGTAGATACGTatacataaacaacataaatataAAGCATACTGGGAAAAACATTACACTTGAATGTATAAAAAATTGTAAATGCAATTACATACCAAATTCATCTTCCATGGCCATGATGATCTCCACCTGGTCTAAACTGTCCAATCCCAAATCCTTCATGAAATGAGACGTAGCCTGAagctatcaataaaaaaaaaaaacatttttaaatgaacaTCAAACACAGTTAATTTGCAGAGTGCAGTATCTTTGAAGCTAATGTGAAATATATTAGTCAAACATTGTCCATCTGATCAAAACGATGGCGTATTTACCTTCTCAGGGCTGATCTTGTCATAGAGCTTTAGGACGTAGAGGACACGGTCCTGAATAGTCTCTAGGGTTAATGGGGGCAAGTCTCCATACTGCCTCCATTGAAAGACCTGAGACGAATTGCCGGAGATCTACAAAAGAAAACAATATCTTAGAACATCttagaaaatacattttacaaagattCTTTCAACAGACAACCTagcctgctcaccaagcctgcgtttatttgatccaaagcgcagcaaaaactgtacatttttttttatatttttgctatttaaaataacagttttctattggaatacattttaaaatgtaatttattcctgtgatttcaaagccgattttttttgcatcattacagtcacatgaaccttcagaaataattctaattctgatttgctgctcaattttttttattaacattcattttttattattatgttgaaaacagctgaacagatttttttcaggtttctttgataaacaaaaaaagtttagAAGAAAGTTCAATGTAAAGCATGTTACTAGtacataaaagtattaatatctacaatttctttaaaaaaaaatgtacactggCTCCAAgtgatgttacaaaagctttttatttcagataaatgttgatctttggatctttctattcatcaaagaatcctgaaaaaaaaaacgtactgaactgttttaaatgctgataataataataattaaaaatatatattttatatatagtaatgatgctgaaaagcttcgatcacaggaataaattaaatgttaaaatatattcaaacagaaaacaattgttttaaatagtgcaaatatttaaaaggtttactgtttttgctgtaatgtgtatcaaataaatgcaggcttggtaagcagaagagacttctttaaaaagcattaaaaatcttactgtccagaaacttttgactggtagtgtaaaccatatatgtgaccctggaccacaaaaccaatcataaggttaaattttacaaaactgagatgtatacaccatatgaaagctcaataaataagctttctattgatgtatggtttgttaggataggacaatatttggccgagatacatctatttgaaaatctggaatctgaggatgcaaaaaaatcaaaatactgagaaaatcacctttaaagttgtccaaattaagttcttaacaatgcatactactaatcaaaaattacattttgatatgtttatagtaggaattttacaaaaaaatcttcatggaacatgatctttacttaatttcctaatgatttttggcataaaagaaaaatcaataattttgacccatacaatgtatttttggctattgctacaaatataccccagcgacttaagactggttttgtggtcctgggtcacatatttgctAAATGTCACCGAATATCAATGTGAAAGAAAGATTGCTGCAACTATACTATATAAACAGCatatcaaatataaatatataaagataAAATAGACACCTTTAAACGGTTATAAAAACAATTATGTAATACATGTATATAAACCATTTTAACTGTATAAATCATGATTGTAGCAAAATagctaattaaaaaaacaaaacatacagaCTATTCTAATGATCTATTATGCCTAATAAAGATGATAACACTTATGTTAACTTGGAAACATTATTCTTAAATGTACATGCAGGTCATCTGGTTAAAACCTATTTTGTATCTGTATACTGATATGTTTGACCATCTTGTTGAAGTCATTCTAACTAAAGACACGGGTAGGTCATTGGATGTCAATCTTTAACACAAACCTGCGCCAGCGGAGACTTGTGTCCATTAGTCAGATGTGAAAATGTTCGGCCATGGGTGAGCGGAGCTGCTGTTAATGTCGCTGCAGTATTGATACGGTTAAAATATACAGAACGGTGGTTCAGGGATCGGACACACCGGGCAATGATGCGCGCCGCCATGTTTCTCAATCCTCTCCCACAATGCACGAGACCGCCACTGCGCATGCGCGACAAACCGTCTTCACGACTCAGCCAAAATAGTCGtcgaatttatattttaaatctataaatgtacatttttatagAAATGTTTAACTTTAATTTcgatatatatatactatatttcATGCTAGTACATGTCAACAcaataaaaaattaagatttaCAGACTTGTCAGAGCTTAGTTGTCCTTTTTCCTATCTATACACTCGattcttactgtgttgttacctgaacatgcaca
This region includes:
- the ndufab1a gene encoding NADH:ubiquinone oxidoreductase subunit AB1a, whose amino-acid sequence is MAARIIARCVRSLNHRSVYFNRINTAATLTAAPLTHGRTFSHLTNGHKSPLAQISGNSSQVFQWRQYGDLPPLTLETIQDRVLYVLKLYDKISPEKLQATSHFMKDLGLDSLDQVEIIMAMEDEFGFEIPDADAEKLMTPQEIVQYIADKKDVYE